One genomic segment of Cydia splendana chromosome 5, ilCydSple1.2, whole genome shotgun sequence includes these proteins:
- the LOC134790697 gene encoding deubiquitinase OTUD6B has product MDQPMSLEEIEAKHRKEKKELQAQIQGLKKIAKNDKSKKKELTTEIAKLESELELRHKEELAALEDAPGEPDDTASLEDEDEVPKVKVSKAQKRRDKKQQQEKERAEQIKLQEKDNLHGPRNIEIQSIMNKLKERKLSIFSIPSDGDCLYQAVAHQLLATRSKTVSVEDLRKQVATFMRQNKEDFLPFMSNPNTFEMLSESEFNDYCDEIVNTKVWGGQLEIQALSNSLKCPINVIQASGPESIEQGAEFAGPPLIITYHRHMYKLGEHYNSTQAICESDS; this is encoded by the coding sequence ATGGATCAACCCATGTCTCTAGAAGAAATTGAAGCAAAACACAGGAAGGAAAAGAAAGAATTGCAAGCTCAAATACAAGGGTTGAAAAAAATAGCTAAAAACGATAAGAGTAAGAAAAAAGAATTAACAACAGAAATAGCTAAATTAGAGTCTGAACTAGAACTCCGTCACAAGGAGGAGCTGGCTGCACTTGAGGATGCTCCAGGGGAACCTGACGACACTGCATCTCTTGAAGACGAAGATGAAGTACCCAAAGTAAAGGTTAGTAAAGCTCAAAAACGACGGGATAAAAAGCAACAACAGGAAAAAGAAAGAGCAgaacaaataaaattacaagAAAAGGATAACCTACATGGACCAAGAAATATTGAAATTCAATCaataatgaataaattaaaagaaaGGAAGTTGTCAATATTCTCAATACCTTCTGACGGAGATTGCCTTTATCAAGCTGTGGCGCATCAACTACTTGCTACTAGATCTAAAACAGTGTCGGTAGAAGATCTGCGGAAACAGGTTGCAACTTTTATGAGACAAAACAAAGAAGATTTTCTCCCATTTATGAGCAATCCAAATACATTTGAAATGCTCTCTGAAAGTGAATTCAATGATTATTGTGATGAAATTGTAAACACCAAGGTGTGGGGTGGCCAGCTGGAGATTCAAGCATTATCTAATTCATTGAAATGTCCCATCAATGTAATCCAAGCCTCTGGGCCAGAGAGTATAGAACAAGGAGCGGAGTTTGCAGGACCTCCATTAATCATCACATATCATAGACATATGTACAAATTAGGGGAGCATTATAACTCAACCCAGGCAATATGTGAAAGTGATAGCTAA
- the LOC134790602 gene encoding platelet-activating factor acetylhydrolase IB subunit beta homolog, whose product MNPCSVPAPQQDTDGDGRWNSIHNRFLSDAKGKDGDVIFIGDSILQALEHTEVWNQWFAPLHCLNFSIHNDQTQNVLWRIKNGELDHVDPKVIVVHVGTNNVENTPEQVCEGIFEIIRLIREKHPSAYIVLPSLLPRGQHPNKLRERNAKINTLLREKVTNMNRVEMVAIDKGLIQNDGTISHHDMHDYLIPTNAACRKAFEPIHDLLQQILFEGEPEKDLTPSE is encoded by the exons ATGAATCCTTGTTCTGTACCTGCTCCTCAACAAGACACCGACGGCGATGGAAGGTGGAATAGCATC CATAACCGATTCTTGTCTGATGCCAAGGGCAAAGATGGCGATGTTATTTTCATAGGAGACTCCATATTACAAGCATTGGAACATACTGAAGTATGGAATCAATGGTTTGCTCCTCTTCACTGCCTTAATTTTAGTATCCATAATGATCAGACTCAGAATGTACTGTGGCGTATAAAAAATGGAGAACTGGACCATGTGGACCCTAAG GTGATTGTAGTGCATGTGGGCACTAACAATGTAGAAAATACACCTGAACAAGTGTGTGAAGGCATCTTTGAAATCATCAGATTAATTAGGGAAAAACACCCAAGTGCTTATATAGTTTTACCT AGCTTACTACCACGGGGGCAGCATCCCAACAAGTTGAGAGAAAGGAATGCAAAGATCAATACACTTTTACGGGAAAAAGTCACTAACATGAACAGAGTAGAAATGGTGGCTATAGATAAAGGATTAATTCAAAATGATGGCACCATCAGCCACCATGACATGCATGACTATCTCATCCCTACCAACGCTGCTTGTCGCAAGGCTTTTGAGCCCATACATGACTTGCTCCAGCAAATATTATTTGAAGGAGAGCCTGAAAAGGACTTGACACCCTCTGAGTAA